Proteins from a single region of Pseudopedobacter saltans DSM 12145:
- a CDS encoding DUF3872 domain-containing protein codes for MIAIFNKFRTGLLPLYVFLTILTASVTLVSCSKDDDLEIQNNFPFEVNVMPVPKDVANGQTVEIRITIQRTGNYSNTQYFLRYFQFDGQGTLQYYNEPPYQPNDLYQLPTEQFRLYYTSTSAVSQSFDVWISDSFGNEKQITFQFNSSD; via the coding sequence ATGATAGCAATATTCAATAAATTCAGAACGGGGCTACTGCCACTATATGTATTCCTGACAATCCTCACAGCTTCGGTTACGTTGGTATCTTGCAGCAAAGATGATGACCTCGAAATACAGAACAATTTTCCTTTCGAGGTCAATGTAATGCCAGTGCCTAAAGATGTTGCAAACGGGCAGACCGTAGAAATACGCATTACCATACAGCGTACAGGCAATTACAGCAATACGCAGTATTTCCTCCGTTACTTTCAATTTGACGGGCAGGGAACATTGCAATACTACAACGAACCGCCGTATCAGCCCAATGACCTGTACCAATTACCAACGGAGCAGTTCAGGCTGTACTACACTTCAACGTCTGCCGTTTCACAGTCTTTTGACGTTTGGATTTCGGACAGCTTCGGGAATGAAAAGCAGATAACTTTTCAGTTTAACAGCAGCGATTAA
- a CDS encoding conjugal transfer protein TraO produces the protein MKKYIYTVLFVLIGITAAQAQRMLPKQKGLEISAGVLSDDKIGNDYYISAAMTVNGKNGNYQLWALEYTHQYHGYKDLRIPQETYSAEGGYSFFLLGDARKNITLNFAVTGVVGYETINRGETMLYDGAKILSEDNFIYGAGGRLTFETYLSDRFVLVLQGRTKILWGTDLQQFRPSAGVGLRFNF, from the coding sequence ATGAAAAAGTATATCTATACCGTGCTGTTTGTCCTGATAGGCATCACGGCTGCACAGGCGCAAAGAATGCTGCCGAAGCAGAAAGGATTGGAAATAAGTGCAGGTGTATTGTCCGATGATAAGATTGGCAATGATTACTACATCAGCGCAGCAATGACGGTAAACGGTAAGAATGGTAACTATCAGCTTTGGGCGTTGGAATATACCCACCAGTACCACGGGTATAAAGACCTCCGCATACCGCAGGAAACCTATTCCGCAGAGGGCGGTTACAGCTTCTTTTTGTTGGGCGATGCCCGTAAGAACATCACGCTGAATTTCGCCGTAACAGGTGTGGTCGGTTACGAAACCATCAACCGGGGCGAAACAATGTTGTACGACGGTGCGAAGATATTGAGCGAAGATAATTTTATCTACGGTGCAGGCGGTCGCCTCACTTTTGAAACGTACCTGTCCGACCGTTTTGTATTAGTCCTGCAAGGGCGTACAAAAATCCTTTGGGGTACGGATTTACAACAGTTCCGACCGTCAGCAGGTGTGGGATTAAGGTTTAACTTTTAA
- the traN gene encoding conjugative transposon protein TraN: protein MKNHLKTFWAIALILGFALTTYAQDSATAKTPLALGKIEPYRMEVTYDKTSHLIFPTAIRYVDLGSEYLIAGKAEDAENVLRVKASVRDFEPETNFSVITNDGRFYSFNVYYSSYPEALSYDLLTMQKAVDKANGNDVLFEELGNNSPSLAGLLLETIYKKDKRIVKHIGAKSFGIQFILKGIYIHNGKYYFHTELRNRANVPFEIDFINFKVVDKKVAKRTVVQERPLTPLRTYKPLDGISGKSTEQNVFLLDQFTIADDKVLLIEIFEKNGGRHQTLHVENSDLIKARLIDDMHLKF, encoded by the coding sequence ATGAAAAATCATTTAAAAACCTTTTGGGCTATTGCCCTGATACTCGGCTTTGCCTTAACAACTTATGCACAGGATAGTGCAACTGCAAAGACACCGCTTGCATTAGGCAAGATAGAACCGTATCGTATGGAAGTTACCTACGATAAAACGTCGCACCTGATTTTCCCGACCGCCATTCGTTACGTGGATTTGGGCAGCGAATACCTGATTGCAGGGAAAGCTGAAGATGCCGAAAACGTGTTGCGTGTAAAAGCATCAGTAAGGGACTTTGAGCCGGAAACGAATTTTTCAGTTATCACGAATGATGGGCGTTTTTACAGCTTCAACGTGTATTACAGTTCCTATCCGGAGGCATTAAGCTACGACCTGCTCACAATGCAAAAAGCGGTGGATAAAGCCAACGGTAACGATGTGCTTTTTGAGGAACTGGGTAACAATTCTCCCTCACTGGCAGGCTTGTTACTGGAAACCATTTACAAGAAAGATAAGCGCATTGTAAAGCATATCGGTGCTAAGAGTTTCGGCATTCAGTTTATCCTAAAAGGGATTTACATACATAACGGCAAATACTATTTCCATACTGAATTGAGAAACCGTGCCAATGTTCCTTTCGAGATTGATTTCATCAATTTCAAAGTAGTGGATAAAAAGGTAGCTAAACGCACCGTAGTCCAGGAACGCCCTTTAACTCCTTTGAGAACTTACAAGCCATTGGACGGTATTTCCGGAAAATCGACCGAACAAAATGTGTTCCTGTTAGACCAGTTTACCATTGCCGATGATAAGGTACTGCTGATTGAGATTTTCGAGAAAAACGGTGGCAGGCATCAAACATTGCACGTCGAAAATTCCGATTTAATCAAAGCCCGTTTGATTGACGATATGCACCTGAAATTTTAA
- the traM gene encoding conjugative transposon protein TraM: MKENEKRVSFLVEGEDQNGASNLPDNKKSNKDKLKKPIIFLLMGVVFLGCMYLIFKPSKDKKAVENIGLNDAVPQATGAGMPDDKSKAYEQEMLERKEQEKRNALTTLSDYWNTEDSASADNEENLPEEDEESNGFGGGGRNSGRNGNSALNSYRNAQSTLGSFYNNDNAETMELRKQVDELKAKLSEKDVPPVATVDDQLKLMEKSYEMAAKYLPQNANTGNAAPAIGATPAAAGANQKEQFVSFTPTRKNIVSALYREPSDSAFAADWSQTKNRGFYTAGSTEEVVQPKNSIKACVHEAQTVVGETGVRLRLLEPAKTPQRTIPKGTIVTANAKFQNGRLQLKVTSVELEGNIIPVDITIYDLDGQQGLYVPYSPERNAVTDIVANMGNATGSSFSMSSTPGQQITSDLSKSAVQGISGYFAKKVRTPKVALKAGYQVFLVSKK; encoded by the coding sequence ATGAAAGAAAATGAAAAAAGGGTCAGCTTTCTCGTTGAGGGAGAAGACCAAAACGGAGCATCAAATCTGCCGGATAATAAAAAGAGCAATAAGGATAAGCTCAAAAAGCCAATCATATTCCTTTTGATGGGCGTGGTATTTCTCGGCTGTATGTACCTCATATTTAAACCGTCGAAAGATAAAAAAGCGGTTGAAAATATCGGGTTGAACGATGCTGTACCGCAGGCTACCGGAGCAGGGATGCCCGATGATAAAAGCAAGGCGTATGAGCAGGAAATGCTCGAACGCAAAGAGCAGGAAAAGCGGAATGCGCTAACCACGCTTTCTGATTATTGGAATACTGAAGACAGTGCATCTGCTGACAATGAAGAAAACTTACCTGAAGAAGATGAAGAAAGCAACGGCTTTGGCGGTGGTGGCAGAAATTCGGGACGAAACGGAAATTCTGCATTGAACAGCTACCGTAATGCACAAAGCACACTGGGTTCATTTTATAATAATGACAATGCTGAAACAATGGAACTCCGTAAGCAAGTGGACGAACTGAAAGCAAAGTTGTCGGAAAAAGATGTGCCACCTGTGGCCACCGTTGACGACCAACTCAAATTAATGGAGAAATCCTATGAAATGGCAGCAAAGTATCTTCCCCAAAATGCCAATACCGGAAACGCTGCTCCTGCCATCGGTGCAACTCCTGCTGCTGCGGGTGCTAACCAAAAAGAGCAATTTGTATCGTTCACACCAACAAGAAAGAACATTGTATCAGCCTTGTACCGTGAACCGTCGGACAGTGCCTTTGCAGCCGATTGGAGCCAAACAAAAAACAGGGGGTTCTATACCGCAGGTTCTACTGAAGAGGTGGTACAGCCTAAAAACAGTATCAAAGCCTGTGTACACGAAGCCCAAACGGTAGTTGGCGAAACGGGTGTGCGTTTACGCCTGTTAGAGCCTGCCAAAACCCCGCAACGTACCATCCCCAAAGGAACAATTGTAACGGCTAATGCCAAATTTCAGAATGGCAGGTTACAATTAAAAGTTACTTCGGTAGAACTGGAGGGCAATATCATCCCGGTAGATATTACTATTTATGATTTGGACGGACAGCAAGGTTTATATGTTCCGTATTCGCCTGAAAGAAATGCGGTTACGGACATTGTAGCCAATATGGGCAATGCCACAGGTTCGAGCTTCAGTATGAGTTCTACTCCTGGACAGCAAATTACTTCTGACCTAAGTAAAAGTGCAGTGCAAGGTATTTCGGGCTATTTCGCTAAGAAAGTAAGAACGCCAAAGGTTGCACTCAAAGCAGGCTATCAGGTCTTTCTTGTATCTAAAAAATAA
- the traK gene encoding conjugative transposon protein TraK: MEFKTLRNIENSFRQIRLYAIVFAVLCISVVGYTVWRSYRFAEEQRQKIYVLDNGKSLMLALSQDASINRPVEAREHVRRFHELFFTLAPDKNAIESNMSRAFNLADKSAFDYYKDLSEKGYYSRIISGNVQQRIEVDSVLCNFDNYPYAVRTYAKQFIIRSSNVTRRNLITSCYLVNSVRSDNNPQGFNIEKFAVVENKDIEVIER; encoded by the coding sequence ATGGAATTTAAAACGCTAAGAAATATCGAAAACAGCTTTAGGCAGATAAGATTATATGCCATTGTGTTTGCGGTTCTCTGCATTAGCGTGGTAGGTTACACCGTATGGCGTTCCTACCGCTTTGCAGAAGAACAACGCCAAAAAATCTATGTACTGGATAACGGCAAATCCCTGATGCTTGCCTTATCGCAGGATGCGAGCATCAACCGCCCGGTTGAGGCAAGGGAACACGTAAGGAGATTTCACGAACTGTTCTTTACGCTTGCGCCCGACAAGAACGCTATTGAAAGCAATATGAGCAGGGCATTCAACCTTGCCGATAAAAGTGCTTTTGATTACTACAAAGACTTGTCGGAAAAGGGCTATTACAGCCGTATCATTTCGGGGAACGTGCAGCAACGCATCGAGGTGGATAGTGTCTTGTGCAATTTCGACAACTACCCTTATGCAGTGCGTACTTATGCCAAACAGTTCATTATCCGGTCAAGCAACGTAACCAGGCGTAACCTGATTACTTCCTGCTATCTCGTCAACTCCGTTCGTTCCGACAATAATCCGCAGGGCTTCAATATTGAAAAATTTGCAGTCGTGGAAAATAAGGATATAGAGGTCATCGAACGCTAA
- the traJ gene encoding conjugative transposon protein TraJ, translated as MEWDNLHELLRSLYDDMMPLAGDMAAVAKGLAGLGALFYVALKVWQALSRAEPIDMFPLLRPFALGLCIMFFPTIVLGTINAVLSPVVVGTHQILEDQVLDLNKLQQQKDQLEYEAMVRNPETAYMVSDEEFDKKLDELGWSPSDIGTMAGMYMDRQAYKIEKAIKDWFRNLLEILFQAAALVIDTIRTFFLIVLSILGPIAFAISVWDGFQSTLSQWLTRYVSVYLWLPVSDLFSSMLARIQSLILERDIAMLADPTYIPDTSNTVYIIFMIIGIIGYFTIPTVTGWVIQAGGAGNFTRNVNSTAMKAGNIAGAGAGSTVGNIGGKLMNK; from the coding sequence ATGGAATGGGATAATCTTCACGAACTCCTGCGTTCGCTTTATGACGATATGATGCCGCTTGCAGGCGATATGGCGGCAGTAGCTAAGGGTTTGGCGGGATTGGGAGCATTGTTCTATGTGGCATTAAAGGTTTGGCAGGCTTTAAGCCGTGCCGAACCTATTGATATGTTCCCTTTGCTGCGCCCGTTCGCTTTAGGGCTTTGTATTATGTTCTTCCCGACCATCGTACTGGGAACCATCAATGCGGTACTTAGCCCGGTGGTAGTAGGAACCCACCAAATACTGGAAGACCAGGTGCTTGACCTGAACAAACTGCAACAGCAGAAAGACCAGTTGGAATATGAGGCAATGGTCAGGAACCCCGAAACCGCCTATATGGTATCAGACGAAGAGTTTGATAAAAAACTGGACGAACTGGGTTGGTCGCCCTCTGACATTGGAACAATGGCGGGTATGTATATGGACAGGCAAGCCTATAAGATTGAAAAAGCCATAAAGGATTGGTTTCGTAATCTATTGGAAATTCTCTTTCAGGCGGCGGCTTTGGTCATTGATACCATACGAACGTTTTTCCTGATAGTCCTCTCCATACTCGGACCAATAGCCTTTGCTATTTCCGTGTGGGACGGCTTTCAGTCCACGCTCTCGCAATGGCTCACGAGGTACGTCAGCGTTTACCTATGGCTTCCCGTTTCGGATTTGTTCAGCTCAATGTTGGCAAGAATACAATCCCTCATTTTAGAACGGGATATAGCAATGCTTGCCGACCCTACCTATATACCTGATACAAGCAATACCGTGTACATCATCTTTATGATTATCGGCATCATCGGGTACTTCACTATCCCGACAGTAACAGGTTGGGTAATCCAAGCCGGAGGCGCAGGAAACTTTACCCGCAATGTAAACTCCACAGCAATGAAAGCCGGAAACATCGCCGGAGCAGGCGCAGGTTCAACAGTTGGAAACATCGGCGGTAAACTGATGAATAAATAA
- a CDS encoding DUF4141 domain-containing protein yields MKKVLYLVCTALMLAVAPSAKAQFVVTDPANLASGIINSANEIVQTSSTVSNVIKNFNEVKKVYDQGKEYYDKLKAINNLVKDARKVQQTVLLVGDVSEMYVQNFGKMMNDPNFTPQELVAIGNGYSALLNESTELLKELKQIITSSSLSLNDKERMDIIDRVYKEVKDYHSLVRYYTNKNISVSYLRAKKKNDAQRVLQLYGTANQKYW; encoded by the coding sequence ATGAAAAAAGTATTGTATCTGGTGTGTACGGCATTAATGCTCGCCGTAGCACCGTCAGCAAAAGCCCAGTTTGTAGTTACTGACCCTGCAAACCTGGCTTCAGGAATTATCAACTCTGCAAACGAAATCGTGCAGACTTCTTCCACCGTAAGCAATGTGATAAAGAACTTCAACGAAGTGAAAAAAGTTTACGACCAGGGCAAGGAATATTATGACAAGCTGAAAGCTATCAACAATCTTGTGAAAGATGCCCGTAAGGTGCAGCAAACGGTATTGTTGGTAGGCGATGTGTCCGAAATGTACGTGCAGAATTTTGGCAAGATGATGAACGACCCAAATTTCACACCGCAGGAATTGGTCGCTATCGGTAATGGCTATTCGGCACTGCTCAATGAAAGTACCGAACTGCTGAAAGAATTGAAGCAGATTATAACCTCATCAAGCCTTTCGCTCAATGACAAAGAGCGTATGGATATTATCGACAGAGTGTACAAAGAGGTAAAGGATTACCACAGCCTTGTACGCTACTACACCAATAAGAACATTTCTGTAAGCTACCTAAGAGCGAAAAAGAAAAACGATGCCCAAAGAGTGCTTCAACTCTACGGAACTGCTAACCAAAAATACTGGTAA
- a CDS encoding TraG family conjugative transposon ATPase has protein sequence MRNVAKTTTLENKFPLLAVENNCILSKDADITACFEVRLPELFTVASAEYEAIHSAWHKAIKTLPDFTVIHKQDWYIKESYAPDLAIEDQSFLSKSYQRHFNERPFLNHYCYLFLTKTTKERMRMQSNFSSLCKGTLIPKEIRNKETIHRFMEAVAQFERIVNDSGFVSLRRLTEEDIIGTEDTQGLLEQYLTLSRGAGTPMQDIALGNEEVRIGNKRLSLHTLSDTDDLPGTVSADTRFEKLSTDRSDCRLSFAAPVGLLLSCNHIYNQYIFLDNSEDNLQKFEKSARNMHSLARYSRANQINKEWIEKYLNEAHSFGLSSIRAHYNIMAWSEDPAELKQLKNDCGSALALMECKPRHNTTDVATFYWAGMPGNAGDFPSEESFYTFIEPALCFFTEETNYHNSPSPFGIKMADRLTGKPIHLDISDLPMKRGIITNRNKFILGPSGSGKSFFTNHMVRQYYEQGAHVLLVDTGNSYQGLCELIKGKTKGEDGVYFTYTEDNPIAFNPFYTDDGVFDIEKRESIKTLILTLWKRDDEPPTRSEEVALSNAVSGYIERIKTEDVYSSFNGFYEYVKGDYRKVLEEKQVREKDFDIANFLNVLEPYYKGGEYDYLLNSDKQLDLLSKRFIVFEIDAIKDHKILFPIVTIIIMEVFINKMRRLKGIRKLILIEEAWKAIAKEGMAEYIKYLFKTVRKFFGEAIVVTQEVDDIIQSPIVKESIINNSDCKILLDQRKYMNKFDDIQAMLGLTDKEKGQVLSINMNNDASRLYKEVWIGLGGTHSAVYATEVSLEEYLAYTTEETEKMEVMQLASELDGNVELAIKHIAMQRRDKVNQ, from the coding sequence ATGAGAAATGTAGCAAAGACCACCACACTGGAAAACAAATTTCCCTTGTTGGCAGTAGAGAACAACTGCATCTTATCCAAAGATGCGGACATTACCGCTTGTTTTGAAGTGCGTTTGCCGGAACTGTTCACGGTAGCTTCTGCGGAATACGAAGCCATTCACTCCGCCTGGCACAAGGCGATTAAAACCCTCCCTGATTTTACGGTCATTCACAAACAGGATTGGTACATTAAGGAAAGCTATGCACCTGATTTGGCAATCGAAGACCAGAGTTTTTTATCGAAGTCTTATCAACGTCATTTCAACGAGCGACCGTTCCTGAACCATTATTGCTACCTGTTTCTGACAAAGACTACTAAGGAAAGAATGCGGATGCAAAGCAACTTTAGTTCGCTTTGCAAAGGTACACTGATACCAAAGGAAATCAGGAACAAGGAAACGATACACCGCTTTATGGAGGCGGTCGCCCAGTTTGAACGTATCGTGAACGATAGCGGTTTTGTCAGCCTGCGGCGTTTGACCGAAGAGGACATTATCGGAACGGAAGATACACAGGGATTACTGGAACAGTACCTCACGTTATCGAGGGGAGCAGGAACACCAATGCAGGACATCGCACTCGGAAACGAAGAGGTGCGCATTGGCAACAAAAGGTTAAGCCTGCATACCCTTTCAGATACGGATGACCTGCCCGGAACGGTATCGGCAGATACCCGTTTTGAAAAGCTATCTACCGACCGTAGCGACTGCCGTCTGTCATTCGCCGCACCTGTGGGCTTGCTATTAAGCTGCAACCACATATACAACCAGTACATTTTTTTGGATAACAGCGAAGACAACCTGCAAAAGTTTGAGAAGTCTGCAAGGAATATGCACTCACTGGCAAGGTACAGTCGTGCCAACCAAATCAATAAAGAGTGGATAGAAAAGTACCTGAACGAAGCCCACAGCTTCGGATTGTCCTCCATCCGTGCGCACTACAACATTATGGCGTGGTCGGAAGACCCTGCGGAACTGAAGCAGTTAAAGAATGATTGCGGTAGTGCATTGGCATTGATGGAGTGTAAGCCACGCCACAACACTACGGACGTAGCAACATTCTACTGGGCAGGAATGCCGGGCAATGCGGGCGACTTTCCCAGTGAAGAAAGTTTTTACACTTTTATTGAGCCTGCCTTGTGCTTCTTCACGGAAGAAACCAACTACCACAATTCGCCCTCGCCGTTCGGTATCAAGATGGCTGACAGGCTTACAGGAAAACCTATCCATTTGGATATTTCCGACCTGCCTATGAAACGGGGTATCATCACGAACCGAAACAAGTTTATACTTGGTCCGTCGGGTTCGGGTAAATCGTTCTTCACTAACCATATGGTACGCCAGTATTACGAACAGGGCGCACACGTACTGTTGGTAGATACGGGTAACTCTTATCAGGGCTTATGCGAACTCATCAAAGGAAAGACCAAAGGCGAAGACGGTGTTTACTTCACATATACCGAAGATAACCCGATTGCCTTTAACCCTTTCTATACCGATGATGGCGTATTCGACATTGAGAAGCGGGAAAGTATCAAAACCCTGATACTGACCTTATGGAAACGTGATGATGAGCCGCCAACCCGTTCTGAAGAAGTTGCCCTGTCCAATGCGGTAAGCGGTTATATCGAACGTATCAAAACGGAAGATGTGTACTCCTCATTCAACGGTTTCTATGAGTATGTAAAAGGCGACTACCGCAAGGTACTGGAGGAAAAGCAGGTAAGGGAAAAAGACTTTGACATTGCCAACTTCCTGAACGTACTCGAACCTTATTACAAAGGAGGGGAATACGATTACCTGTTGAACTCCGACAAACAGTTAGACCTGCTTTCTAAACGCTTTATCGTGTTTGAGATTGATGCGATTAAAGACCACAAAATCCTCTTTCCCATTGTGACCATCATCATTATGGAGGTGTTTATCAACAAAATGCGCCGATTGAAAGGTATTCGCAAGCTCATCCTGATTGAAGAGGCTTGGAAAGCGATTGCCAAAGAGGGAATGGCGGAATACATCAAGTACCTGTTTAAAACTGTCCGCAAATTCTTCGGAGAAGCAATTGTCGTAACGCAAGAGGTCGATGATATTATCCAATCGCCTATTGTGAAAGAAAGTATCATCAACAATTCCGACTGTAAAATCCTGCTTGACCAACGCAAGTATATGAACAAGTTCGATGATATACAGGCGATGCTCGGACTTACGGACAAAGAGAAAGGGCAGGTACTTTCCATCAATATGAACAACGATGCAAGCCGACTGTACAAAGAGGTTTGGATTGGCTTAGGTGGTACGCACTCGGCAGTCTATGCCACTGAAGTTAGTTTGGAGGAATACCTCGCTTACACAACCGAAGAAACCGAAAAAATGGAAGTAATGCAGCTTGCTTCCGAACTGGACGGTAATGTAGAACTCGCCATTAAGCATATCGCAATGCAAAGGCGGGACAAAGTAAATCAATAG
- a CDS encoding DUF4133 domain-containing protein: MNYNINKGIGRTVEFKGLKAQYLFIFAGGLLGTLILVMILYMAGVNSYICLFLGAGGASLIVWQTFSLNRKYGEHGLMKIAANKRHPRYIICRKPVNRYLKFTPKQNAV; encoded by the coding sequence ATGAATTACAATATCAACAAAGGCATCGGCAGGACGGTGGAATTTAAAGGGCTAAAAGCGCAATACCTGTTCATTTTCGCAGGTGGGCTGCTCGGTACGCTTATCCTCGTGATGATACTGTATATGGCAGGCGTAAACTCTTACATCTGCCTGTTCCTCGGAGCAGGCGGTGCTTCGCTCATTGTATGGCAGACCTTTTCGCTGAACAGGAAGTACGGCGAACACGGACTGATGAAAATTGCAGCCAATAAAAGGCATCCCCGCTACATCATCTGCCGCAAGCCTGTAAACCGCTATTTAAAATTCACACCTAAACAGAATGCCGTATGA
- a CDS encoding DUF4134 domain-containing protein: MEKQRKKVLLAAVAMLSGIGAFAQGNGSAGINEATQMVTSYFDPATQLIYAIGAVVGLIGGVKVYNKFSSGDPDTSKTAASWFGACIFLIVAATILRSFFL; this comes from the coding sequence ATGGAAAAACAGAGAAAAAAAGTTTTGCTGGCAGCCGTGGCAATGCTGTCAGGAATTGGTGCGTTCGCACAGGGAAACGGCTCGGCAGGTATCAACGAGGCTACCCAAATGGTAACAAGTTATTTCGACCCCGCAACGCAATTAATCTACGCCATCGGTGCGGTAGTCGGGTTAATCGGGGGCGTTAAGGTGTACAACAAATTCAGTTCCGGCGACCCCGACACGAGTAAGACCGCAGCTTCGTGGTTTGGTGCGTGTATCTTCTTGATTGTTGCCGCTACTATCCTGCGTTCATTCTTCCTTTAA
- a CDS encoding helix-turn-helix domain-containing protein, whose product MKISGRHIGEMLKEAREQRQLTQEQLAQKVGKKRSYISKVETDYGNNIKLQTLKEIVEKGFDGTVKINLEL is encoded by the coding sequence ATGAAAATATCAGGCAGACATATTGGAGAAATGCTGAAGGAAGCCAGAGAACAAAGACAGCTAACTCAAGAACAATTAGCCCAAAAAGTGGGTAAGAAAAGGAGTTACATTTCTAAGGTCGAAACTGATTATGGCAATAATATCAAACTTCAAACCCTTAAAGAGATAGTAGAAAAGGGATTTGACGGTACGGTTAAAATTAATTTGGAACTCTGA